A single genomic interval of Musa acuminata AAA Group cultivar baxijiao chromosome BXJ3-4, Cavendish_Baxijiao_AAA, whole genome shotgun sequence harbors:
- the LOC135635955 gene encoding uncharacterized protein LOC135635955 isoform X2, whose product MPSPSSWSCILMSLIRCFFVASSLPLTHSSDVKALKVGEEIKGETMPLNSGQRTYELLGLRRSASYEVKISYPASIPASFSIQLQTTLPELWSRKNRRLLNTEKLIFKADNDESAFVILTVDAAGVVAKPNVPERELVIYNIGPSKLKPYSQPFK is encoded by the exons ATGCCTTCACCATCGTCATGGAGTTGCATTCTGATGTCCCTGATCCGGTGCTTCTTCGTTGCCTCCTCCCTCCCCCTCACACACAG CTCGGATGTGAAGGCGCTGAAGGTCGGTGAAGAAATTAAGGGCGAGACAATGCCATTGAACTCCGGACAACGCACCTACGAGCTGCTCGGCCTTAGAAGATCCGCGTCCTACGAAGTCAAGATATCATATCCGGCCTCT ATACCTGCTAGCTTCTCCATTCAACTGCAGACGACCTTGCCGGAACTTTGGTCGAGAAAGAATAGGAGATTGCTTAATACGGAGAAACTAATTTTTAAGGCTGATAATGACGAATCA GCTTTTGTTATTTTGACGGTCGACGCTGCCGGGGTTGTTGCCAAGCCAAATGTGCCGGAGAGAGAACTGGTCATCTATAACATCG
- the LOC135635112 gene encoding hydroxyproline O-galactosyltransferase GALT6-like, whose protein sequence is MRRSKLESSILVSRKRFVQFLLVVGLLYLSFLLLCELPFVSRRFAPGAGGLIGSDVVARRVALDSEEESQGKYAPVRPFIFPYRQAQSSPAPFQRRPPPDRRGRRLPALSGLALMELNASGIGAFSELHKSARDAWEVGKRYFEELQASPAPSAAAPLQESRAEERCPNSIMLSGAEFQERGRVLVLPCGLTLGSHITLVARPRRAHAEYDPKISSLKEGEQAIMVSQFMMELQGLKTVDGEDPPRILHFNPRLKGDWSGKPVIEQNTCYRMQWGSPQRCEGWKSKADEETVDGLVKCEKWIRDDDNQVEESKMSWWFSRLIRQTKVSLDWRYPFVEDKLFVLTLSAGLEGFHVNIDGKHITSFPYRTGFVLEDATGLSLNGDLDIDSIYAASLPSTHPSFAPQRHLELSAQWQAPPFTDEPVELFIGILSAGNHFAERMAVRKSWMSAVRRSSNVVARFFVALHGRKEVNMELKKEAEFFGDIVIVPFMDNYDLVVLKTIAICEYGVRTVSAKYIMKCDDDTFVRLDSVLKEVKKVPADKSLYIGNINYYHKPLRSGKWAVTYEEWPEEDYPPYANGPGYVVSADIAHFVISEFEKHTLRLFKMEDVSMGMWTESFNNRKPVEYVHNLKFCQFGCINDYYTAHYQSPRQMMCMWEKLQAGKPHCCNMR, encoded by the exons ATGAGGAGATCGAAGCTGGAATCGTCGATTCTTGTGAGTCGGAAGAGGTTTGTGCAGTTCCTGCTCGTTGTAGGGCTACTTTACCTTTCCTTCCTACTCCTCTGCGAGCTCCCTTTCGTATCCCGCCGCTTCGCGCCTGGAGCCGGCGGGCTTATCGGAAGCGACGTCGTCGCCCGCCGGGTCGCACTCGACAGCGAGGAGGAGAGCCAGGGGAAGTATGCACCGGTTCGCCCCTTCATATTCCCTTATCGGCAGGCGCAGTCCTCCCCCGCTCCCTTCCAGCGACGGCCGCCACCCGATCGGCGGGGCCGTCGCTTGCCGGCCTTGTCTGGGTTGGCGCTGATGGAGCTCAACGCCAGCGGAATTGGAGCCTTCTCGGAGCTCCACAAGTCGGCGAGGGACGCGTGGGAGGTGGGAAAGAGGTATTTTGAGGAGCTGCAAGCTTCACCGGCGCCATCTGCAGCGGCACCACTGCAAGAGAGCCGGGCAGAGGAGAGATGCCCAAACTCGATCATGCTGTCGGGCGCAGAGTTCCAGGAGCGAGGGAGAGTGTTGGTGCTCCCCTGTGGGCTCACGTTGGGTTCCCATATTACTCTGGTGGCAAGGCCGCGCCGGGCGCACGCCGAATATGACCCAAAGATTTCGTCTTTGAAGGAAGGTGAACAGGCTATTATGGTGTCGCAGTTCATGATGGAGCTGCAGGGGCTCAAGACGGTGGATGGTGAAGATCCGCCTAGGATCCTCCACTTCAACCCCCGATTGAAGGGTGATTGGAGCGGGAAGCCGGTGATTGAGCAGAATACTTGCTATCGCATGCAGTGGGGATCACCTCAGCGGTGTGAGGGCTGGAAGTCCAAGGCGGATGAGGAGACTG TTGATGGGCTGGTGAAGTGTGAAAAATGGATtcgtgatgatgataaccaagtgGAGGAATCTAAGATGTCATGGTGGTTCAGCCGTTTGATTCGTCAAACAAAGGTCTCACTTGATTGGCGATATCCATTTGTAGAAGACAAGTTGTTTGTTCTAACGCTTAGTGCCGGTTTAGAAGGTTTTCATGTGAATATTGATGGGAAGCATATAACATCCTTCCCTTATCGCACT GGTTTTGTTCTGGAGGATGCCACTGGACTGTCATTGAATGGTGACCTTGATATTGATTCAATATATGCTGCTTCATTGCCCTCCACACATCCTAGTTTTGCCCCACAACGGCATCTAGAATTGTCTGCTCAGTGGCAGGCTCCTCCATTTACTGATGAGCCTGTCGAACTCTTTATCGGCATACTTTCTGcaggaaaccattttgcggaacGCATGGCTGTGAGAAAATCATGGATGTCTGCAGTCAGGAGATCGTCAAATGTGGTAGCTCGGTTCTTTGTTGCTCTG CATGGTCGAAAGGAGGTGAATATGGAGCTAAAGAAGGAGGCAGAGTTCTTTGGGGACATTGTTATAGTGCCTTTCATGGATAATTATGATCTAGTTGTGCTGAAGACAATTGCAATATGCGAATATGGG GTTCGAACAGTATCTGCCAAGTATATAATGAAGTGTGATGATGACACATTTGTAAGACTCGACTCAGTTCTAAAGGAAGTAAAGAAAGTTCCAGCTGATAAAAGCCTTTATATAGGGAATATTAATTACTACCACAAGCCCTTGCGTTCTGGAAAGTGGGCAGTCACATATGAG GAATGGCCAGAGGAGGATTATCCGCCTTATGCTAATGGTCCAGGCTATGTTGTATCAGCTGACATTGCACATTTTGTGATTTCGGAGTTTGAGAAGCATACACTAAGA TTATTCAAGATGGAAGATGTGAGCATGGGCATGTGGACTGAGAGTTTCAACAATAGGAAGCCTGTGGAGTATGTCCACAACCTCAAGTTTTGCCAGTTCGGCTGCATTAATGATTATTACACGGCTCATTACCAGTCTCCGAGGCAGATGATGTGCATGTGGGAGAAGTTACAGGCAGGAAAACCTCACTGTTGCAACATGAGATGA